The genomic region TCCCGTAACAACAACAAGAAGAAGGCGGGCCACCTTTGCAACGGGCCGGCCCGAACCTTCCACCCCCACCATTCCCGCTTCCTCACCGACCCACGAAAGGGGCCCCGTCATGGCTTACATGGCCACCAACAAGTCCAAGTACTGCTACACCATCGAGGACATCCCGCTGGTGCCGCTGACCAAGGAATCCAGCACCCGCTTCGTCGCCGCCGGCCCGGCGCTGCTCAGCTTCATCACCAACCCCGCCGGCTGCGTCTTCCCGATGCACAAGCACGAGGCGGTGCAGATCCTGATCATCCTGGAAGGCACCGAGGAACATGTCTGCGGCGACGATACGTTCCTGATGCAGGCCGGCGACGTCTGCGTGCATCCCTCCAATGTCATGCATGGCGGGCGCACCACCACGGGCTTCCGCGGCATCGACATCTTCGTGCCGCCGCGCGAGGATTACCTGCAGTTGATGGCCAAGCACGGACTGCCGATCGTCGGTCCGCAATGACCGTGCCGCCGTCCTGCTGAAGACGGGCCGGGGCCGGCGCAGGCATGCGGCGGCCCCGGTTTCCTGCTGACGACGTTGCCGAGGGATAAGCAAAGTGCCTGCATCGAACTGGGATTTCCACCTGCCAACCCGTGTCCGCTTCGGCTGGGGGCGTGCCGCCGAGGCAGCCGAGGCGCTCAGGGCGCAGGGCGCCACGCGCGTCTTCGTCATGGCGGGCAGGAGCTACCTGAAGCACCAGGGCGGCGCCGAGGCACTGGCGGCCCGGCTCGCCCCGGCCGCCGTGACGCTGTTCGCCGAGACCGAGGAAAACCCCTCGATCGCCACTGTCGACACCGCGGCCCGGCTCTGCGCCCAATCGGGGGCGCAGGCGGTGCTGGCGATCGGCGGCGGCAGCGTGCTGGACGCGGCCAAGGTGGTCGCGTTGCTGCAGAAGAACGAAGGGTCGGTGCGCGACTATCTCGACGGCGTGCGCAAGATCACGGCGAAGGGATTGTTCACCGTCGCGGTGCCGACCACCTCGGGCACGGGCAGTGAAGTGACGCCGTTCTCCGTCATCACCAACCCCGAGAAGCAGTCCAAGCCCGCCATCGCCTGCCCGGAAAACTTCCCCGACCTCGCCATCGTCGATCCGGAACTGACGCTGACCATGCCGCAGCCGGTCGCGGCCTCCACCGGGCTCGACGCACTGACCCAGGTGATCGAGGGCTTCTGGTCGACCCGCGCCACCGACATCTCCCGCGCCCTGGCCTTCCGCGCCATCGTCACCATCTGGCGCAACCTCGAGCGCGCCTGCCAGGACAAGGATCACGACGCCGTCGCCGCCATGGCCTCGGCAAGCTGCATCGGCGGCGTGCAGATGGCGATGGTGGGCAATACCGCGATCCATCCGCTGTCCTACCCGATCACCCTCGACCACGGCGTGCGGCACGGCTTCGCCTGCGCCCTGTTCCTGCCGGCCTTCCTGCGCTTCAACGCCCCCGTGCTCGACAGTGCCTTTGCCGACCTGCTCGGGGTGCTGGGGTTCAGCCGGGCGGAAGCCTTTGCCGATGCGTTGGAAGCGCTGATGCAGCGGCTCGGGGCGCCGACACGGCTCGGCGCCGTGGGGGTCACGGAGGCCATGCTGCCGGCCATTGCCGCCCGCGGCATCGGGCGTTCGACCCCGGCCAATCCCCGGCCGGTCGAGGCGGCGGAGATCGTGACGATCTGCCGGGGGATCCTGTAACGCCGCGGAAAGGAAGGCGAGGGCTCTGCCCTCGACCCGGCAGGGGCCACAAGGCCCCTGCACCCCATAAGCGCTGCGCGGCAAAGGATCGGGTTCCAAGGGCAACGCCCTTGGTGGAGGTCCAGGAGGCAAAGCCTCGTCGCGCGCAGGCGCGCATTCGCACGACGCAGGGTCCGGGGCAGCGCCCCGGCGATCCGGACGCGCGCTTGACTTCGGGTCCCTTATTCCTAGTTTACGCGTGATTTCAGGTCCGATGCGCCACCTATCGCCACTGTTGGAATCGCGATTGTCCCAGAGGTGGTGACATGCCGGCTTCAGGGGGCTTGACGGGTGTGGTGCGCGTGAGAACTGGCAGCGTGAGCGAGGCGCCTCCGCCGAAGCGGCGTGGTCCGCGGTCGGCGCTGGCGGCCGGGGCGGAGGGGGCGGAGCCGATCCGTGGCCGCACCGCCGCTACCGAGGTCTATCGCGTGCTGCGCGGTGAGATCATGTCGATGGCCCGCAAGCCGGGCGAGCCGATCAACGACCGCGAGATCGAGGCGGCGCTGGGCGTCAGCCGCACCCCGATCCGCGAGGCCATCCTGCGCCTGGCCGGGGAGAACCTGGTGGAGGTGCTGCCGCAATCGGGCACCTTCGTTGCCCGCATCCCGCTCGCGACGCTGCCCGAGGCGATCGTGATCCGCCGGGCGCTCGAGGAACTGACGGTGCGGGCGGCCGCCGAGCACGCGACCGAGAGCCAGGTCGCCGGCCTGCAGGCCAGTCTGGCGCGCCAGCGCGAGCATGCGGCGGCCGATGACCCGGTCGGGTTCTACGCTGCCGACGAGGCGTTCCATGCCGCCATCGCCGCGGCGGCGGGCTATCCCACCACCTGGAAGCTGGTGCAGCAGGTGAAGGTGCAGGTGGACCGCTATTGCCATCTGAGCCTGCCCCAGCCCGGCCGCATGGCGCGGCTGCTGAAGGAGCACACGGCGATCGTCAATGCCATCCGCGCGCATGACCCGCTTCAAGCGGTGGCGGCGCTGGATGCGCATCTGAACAACCTGCTCGCGGGGCTGGTGCTGGCGCCGGATTTCGACCGTGGTTATTTCATCGGCGATCCATCCGCGGTCGGGCCGGCCGCGCGCGCGGCAGTCGGCGCAGGCAGGGGAACGGGCAGGCGTAGGGCGGCCACTCCGGCCTGAGAGCTGACGTCCGGCGCGGCCAGGGGGATTGCCGGCACCGGCACCGGCACCGGCAATCCCCCTGGAGTAGCGATGGCGCCGCGTCAGCTTTGGCTGACGTTGACGTTGTTCGTGATGGTGATGGTCGCGGTATTGGTGCTGGGTGCGGGAGAGGGGCTCGGGCTGGGCGACGGCGGAGTCGGCCGATGATGGTGACGATGCCACGGGCGGAACCAACCCCAACCCCACCCCCAGGCGCCGCCGCCGCCACCGCCGCCACATTCGCCGCCGGCGGCTGCCACGAGGTCGAGGTCGCTGTCGTGGAGTTCAATCAACTCTTGCTGCATCGGTGGTTTCCTTTCCTGAGTGCCACGAGGGGCAGTCGGCGGGTCCGTCGCTCCGCCCGGATCCCGTGGCATGCTGCGCATGCCACAGCTCCGAACTGGTTCGGCGCCGTCACCCGGAGCTGCCGGGCAAGCGGAATATTGCAAAGTGGAGCGCTCGGAACTACCGGCCCAAATGGTACCATTGCGGGGCACATGCCGGCACATATTGGCACAATTCGAGATTCAAATGGCAGAAAGCCATTTGATATCAATCAATCCAAGGTGCTATTCACCAAAGCAACGTGACGATGGCGATCATTGCATGGGGTAATATTAGATTTTCGCCTTAATTTCGATAAATACTTTTAACAATATTGGGTCGGAATCGTCTCGTTAAC from Rhodovastum atsumiense harbors:
- a CDS encoding AraC family ligand binding domain-containing protein; its protein translation is MAYMATNKSKYCYTIEDIPLVPLTKESSTRFVAAGPALLSFITNPAGCVFPMHKHEAVQILIILEGTEEHVCGDDTFLMQAGDVCVHPSNVMHGGRTTTGFRGIDIFVPPREDYLQLMAKHGLPIVGPQ
- a CDS encoding iron-containing alcohol dehydrogenase family protein — its product is MPASNWDFHLPTRVRFGWGRAAEAAEALRAQGATRVFVMAGRSYLKHQGGAEALAARLAPAAVTLFAETEENPSIATVDTAARLCAQSGAQAVLAIGGGSVLDAAKVVALLQKNEGSVRDYLDGVRKITAKGLFTVAVPTTSGTGSEVTPFSVITNPEKQSKPAIACPENFPDLAIVDPELTLTMPQPVAASTGLDALTQVIEGFWSTRATDISRALAFRAIVTIWRNLERACQDKDHDAVAAMASASCIGGVQMAMVGNTAIHPLSYPITLDHGVRHGFACALFLPAFLRFNAPVLDSAFADLLGVLGFSRAEAFADALEALMQRLGAPTRLGAVGVTEAMLPAIAARGIGRSTPANPRPVEAAEIVTICRGIL
- a CDS encoding GntR family transcriptional regulator; the encoded protein is MSEAPPPKRRGPRSALAAGAEGAEPIRGRTAATEVYRVLRGEIMSMARKPGEPINDREIEAALGVSRTPIREAILRLAGENLVEVLPQSGTFVARIPLATLPEAIVIRRALEELTVRAAAEHATESQVAGLQASLARQREHAAADDPVGFYAADEAFHAAIAAAAGYPTTWKLVQQVKVQVDRYCHLSLPQPGRMARLLKEHTAIVNAIRAHDPLQAVAALDAHLNNLLAGLVLAPDFDRGYFIGDPSAVGPAARAAVGAGRGTGRRRAATPA